The window AGCATTATGCCAGGAAGACGAGTTGTGCGTATGTGATGTCGCGAACATCATCGGATCGACTGTGGCTAATGCATCGCACCATCTTCGGCTGCTTCGCAATATGGGGCTTGCGAAGTATCGAAAAGAAGGTAAATTGGTATTTTATTCGTTGGATGACGAACACGTGAGACAGCTTATTTTGTTGGCTCTGAGACACGGGAAGGAGGAAAAAGTAAATGTCTGAAAATATAAGCAAAAAAAGCGTATATCGCGTACAGGGTTTCACTTGCGCGAACTGCGCCGCGAAATTTGAGCAAAATGTAAAGGCCCTGCCCAAGGTCCAGGATGCACGGGTGAACTTTGGTGCTTCCAAAATAACGGTATATGGGGAAGCCAGCGTTCAGGAATTGGAGCAAGCCGGGGCGTTTGAAGGGTTGAAGGTTTATCCGGAAAAAGAGCAGCGCGCGATTGAGTCAGAACCGTTTTGGAAACGAAAATCCACTATTACAACGGTTTTGTCAGCCATTTTTCTCG is drawn from Candidatus Reconcilbacillus cellulovorans and contains these coding sequences:
- a CDS encoding transcriptional regulator, which translates into the protein EEKVNRVKEQLSSISTQNMVKIFKALADDTRMKIALALCQEDELCVCDVANIIGSTVANASHHLRLLRNMGLAKYRKEGKLVFYSLDDEHVRQLILLALRHGKEEKVNV